The following proteins are encoded in a genomic region of Fervidobacterium pennivorans DSM 9078:
- the porA gene encoding pyruvate synthase subunit PorA: MPLKQAITGAEAIAYAMKQINPDVVAAYPITPQTPVVEYFAKYVADGVVDTEMIPVESEHSAMSAVVGAAAAGARAFTATASVGLALMHEVVFIAASLRLPIVMAVANRALSGPINIHCDHSDAMAERDSGWIQLWAENAQEAYDFTVMAYRIAEHPDVRLPVMVNFDGFIISHGVEVVETLDDDVVKNFVGKPIKMYPLLDTSKPVTYGPLDLYDYYFEHKRQQIEAMKHVPRVFKEVAEEFAKISGRKYDLLDEFMVDDAEYIMVALGSTAGTIKHTVKELRAEGKKVGLVKPWVFRPFVKSEFQRVLNARKGVVVLDRSASFGAEAPLYEAVKSALYEVAVRPQIGSYVYGLGGRDITPEHIRQAFEDAFKGNLIADEERYLGLRE; encoded by the coding sequence ATGCCTTTAAAACAAGCAATTACGGGAGCGGAAGCGATAGCTTACGCAATGAAACAGATAAATCCAGATGTTGTTGCGGCATATCCAATTACGCCACAAACACCTGTTGTTGAGTACTTTGCCAAATACGTGGCTGATGGTGTCGTTGATACCGAAATGATTCCTGTTGAGAGTGAACACTCAGCAATGAGTGCGGTTGTTGGTGCAGCAGCTGCAGGAGCAAGAGCATTCACAGCAACTGCTTCTGTTGGTCTTGCACTTATGCACGAAGTCGTATTTATTGCTGCTTCTTTGAGACTTCCAATCGTTATGGCAGTTGCCAACAGGGCGCTTTCTGGTCCAATCAACATCCACTGTGACCACAGCGATGCGATGGCAGAAAGAGACAGTGGCTGGATTCAACTTTGGGCAGAAAATGCTCAGGAAGCATACGACTTTACAGTAATGGCATACAGGATAGCAGAACATCCAGATGTTAGACTTCCTGTTATGGTCAATTTCGATGGATTTATAATCTCCCACGGTGTTGAAGTAGTCGAAACTCTTGATGATGACGTAGTCAAAAACTTTGTTGGGAAACCCATCAAAATGTATCCGTTACTTGATACATCAAAACCAGTAACGTATGGTCCACTTGACCTTTACGATTACTACTTTGAACACAAGAGACAGCAAATAGAAGCGATGAAGCACGTTCCAAGAGTGTTCAAAGAAGTTGCGGAAGAATTTGCGAAGATTTCTGGGAGAAAATACGACCTTCTTGACGAATTCATGGTAGACGACGCTGAATATATAATGGTTGCCCTTGGTTCAACAGCAGGAACAATTAAGCACACAGTAAAGGAGCTTAGAGCAGAAGGTAAGAAGGTCGGACTCGTAAAACCATGGGTCTTCAGACCTTTTGTAAAATCCGAATTCCAAAGAGTGCTTAACGCCAGAAAAGGTGTTGTTGTTCTTGACAGGTCTGCATCTTTTGGTGCTGAAGCTCCACTCTACGAGGCAGTAAAATCAGCGCTCTATGAAGTTGCAGTGAGACCACAGATTGGTAGCTATGTTTACGGTCTTGGTGGAAGAGACATAACACCAGAACACATCAGACAGGCATTTGAAGATGCCTTCAAAGGCAACTTGATTGCTGATGAAGAAAGATACCTTGGATTAAGAGAATAA
- a CDS encoding thiamine pyrophosphate-dependent enzyme, giving the protein MPLNAIELAKLFHDKNPGMTQGHRMCPGCAAPNVVRFALMTAIAKGYEPVVGLATGCLEVSTTIYPYTSWNVPYIHNAFENVAATISGVETAYRALVKKGEIDKDKKYAFFAFGGDGGTYDIGLQSLSGAIERGHKFIYIVYDNEGYMNTGNQRSGATPPGSDTTTAPVGKKLPGKVQLKKNLVEIMAAHENVYVATVSIAEPMDFMKKIEKALEFDGPSFIAAYSPCVRFWRVSDDKSVEISKLAIETLYWPLYEVERGVYRVTKKITNPKPIAEYIKAQGRFKPLLSRPDAQEIIDELQEYVNRRYERLLTLEEATKDKPIR; this is encoded by the coding sequence ATGCCACTTAACGCTATAGAACTCGCAAAGTTGTTCCACGATAAAAATCCTGGGATGACACAGGGACACAGAATGTGTCCGGGATGTGCGGCTCCAAACGTTGTGAGATTTGCCCTTATGACAGCAATAGCTAAAGGATACGAACCCGTTGTTGGCCTTGCAACTGGCTGTTTGGAAGTTTCTACAACCATTTATCCTTACACATCTTGGAATGTTCCATACATTCACAACGCATTTGAAAACGTTGCTGCAACAATAAGCGGAGTAGAAACGGCTTACAGAGCGCTTGTGAAAAAGGGAGAAATTGATAAAGATAAGAAATATGCATTCTTTGCATTCGGTGGAGACGGTGGAACATACGATATAGGATTGCAATCACTCTCTGGAGCAATTGAACGAGGTCACAAATTCATATACATCGTCTACGATAACGAAGGATACATGAATACAGGTAATCAGAGGTCAGGTGCAACACCCCCAGGTTCAGACACAACAACAGCTCCCGTTGGAAAAAAACTCCCTGGAAAAGTACAACTCAAAAAGAACCTTGTTGAGATAATGGCAGCACACGAGAATGTCTATGTTGCGACAGTTTCCATAGCAGAACCGATGGATTTCATGAAGAAAATAGAAAAAGCACTTGAATTTGATGGACCATCGTTCATAGCTGCATACTCACCGTGTGTTAGGTTTTGGAGAGTTAGCGATGATAAGTCAGTTGAAATTAGCAAACTAGCAATAGAAACACTATACTGGCCACTTTACGAAGTTGAAAGAGGAGTCTATCGTGTAACAAAGAAAATCACAAATCCAAAACCAATAGCAGAATACATAAAAGCTCAGGGAAGGTTCAAACCTCTACTTTCAAGACCAGATGCACAAGAGATAATAGATGAGTTACAAGAATACGTAAATAGAAGGTACGAAAGACTCCTGACACTAGAAGAGGCAACGAAAGACAAACCAATCAGATAA
- a CDS encoding ClC family H(+)/Cl(-) exchange transporter, with protein MDNHNKGLKPHRESITEVFLGLSLTKNKLVFKGAIVGFLSGLVVISYRLGIHNADILRENIRKLALYEPKFLILIFGIFIVNSFVITKLVKSEPMISGSGIPQIRGKILRQFDYNPFSVLFKKFLGGILAILNGFSLGREGPSIQLGGTIGLAVSKLWKANKIEEKYLITAGASAGLAAAFNAPLAGVVFALEELHKSFSSSVLIVSMVAAIVADFVSKIIFGLNPALSFTLIQPIELRHYLLLLLLGALTGIFGVIFNRTLLKFSALFDTIRLKVFLVSLLCIFLLFWFPEVLSGGHELILEIYYERKTIGMLLVLLIFKFLLTVLSYATSAPGGIFLPILAIGALFGDMVYNMLTAISSLPGYKANFIVLGMVGYFTSVVRAPITGIVLITEMVGSFNHILELSVVAFSSYFTAELMREEPIYESLLKRMLMKKAKTEKHEESPEHDYYLDEKTLIEIPINTGSELDGVMIKDFPWPKGCLVVLVKRGSAEIIPNGKLILQGGDILTVLCSKKQAVECKMYLISKATNERSFNKPN; from the coding sequence ATGGATAACCACAATAAAGGACTAAAACCTCACAGAGAATCTATAACAGAAGTGTTTCTTGGACTTAGTTTAACGAAAAATAAACTTGTCTTTAAAGGTGCAATTGTTGGATTTCTTAGCGGACTGGTCGTAATATCTTACAGACTAGGAATACATAATGCTGATATTTTACGAGAAAATATCCGTAAATTGGCGTTATACGAACCGAAGTTTTTGATTTTAATCTTTGGAATCTTCATTGTTAACTCTTTCGTCATCACTAAACTTGTGAAATCAGAGCCAATGATCAGTGGCAGTGGTATCCCTCAAATAAGGGGAAAAATACTAAGACAATTTGACTATAACCCTTTTAGCGTGCTTTTTAAAAAGTTTTTAGGTGGAATCTTAGCTATATTGAATGGTTTTTCATTAGGTCGAGAGGGTCCATCTATACAACTAGGTGGAACGATAGGATTGGCAGTTAGTAAACTATGGAAAGCAAACAAAATAGAAGAAAAGTACTTAATAACTGCGGGTGCAAGTGCAGGATTAGCTGCTGCTTTCAATGCACCATTAGCTGGAGTTGTATTTGCACTAGAAGAGTTACATAAGAGCTTTTCTTCATCTGTTTTAATAGTTTCTATGGTTGCTGCAATTGTTGCAGACTTTGTTTCAAAAATCATATTTGGACTGAATCCTGCTCTTTCATTTACATTAATCCAACCAATTGAGCTTAGGCACTACTTACTATTACTGTTACTCGGCGCGTTGACAGGTATATTCGGAGTCATTTTCAATCGAACACTTCTCAAATTTTCCGCCTTGTTTGATACTATTAGATTGAAAGTGTTCCTTGTTTCACTGTTATGTATTTTTCTGCTTTTTTGGTTTCCGGAAGTATTAAGTGGTGGACATGAACTCATTTTAGAAATATATTATGAAAGAAAAACGATAGGAATGTTATTGGTTCTACTGATTTTTAAATTCCTACTTACAGTACTAAGCTATGCTACTTCGGCACCTGGTGGTATTTTTCTTCCAATCTTGGCAATTGGGGCACTTTTTGGAGATATGGTTTATAACATGTTAACTGCTATTTCATCACTACCGGGGTATAAAGCAAATTTTATAGTCCTTGGTATGGTTGGATACTTTACTTCAGTTGTAAGGGCACCTATTACAGGTATAGTATTAATAACGGAAATGGTTGGCTCTTTTAACCATATTTTGGAGCTGTCTGTTGTAGCATTTAGTTCGTATTTCACAGCTGAATTAATGCGTGAGGAACCAATATACGAATCACTGTTGAAAAGAATGCTAATGAAAAAGGCAAAGACAGAAAAACATGAAGAATCTCCAGAACATGATTACTATTTAGACGAGAAAACTTTGATAGAAATACCCATAAACACGGGTTCTGAACTGGATGGCGTTATGATTAAAGACTTTCCCTGGCCTAAGGGTTGCTTGGTAGTGTTAGTAAAGAGAGGAAGTGCAGAAATCATTCCTAACGGCAAACTAATACTGCAAGGCGGTGACATATTAACAGTCCTCTGCTCTAAAAAACAGGCTGTAGAATGCAAAATGTATCTTATTTCAAAAGCAACAAATGAAAGGTCGTTCAATAAACCAAATTGA
- a CDS encoding 4Fe-4S binding protein, whose translation MPELKGWKEIPIGGLIVEPGNSKQYKTGTWRVMRPVYQPENCIHCMQCWLYCPDQAIVVEIVDGKPKMKGYNYYYCKGCGLCANVCPKSTDPRTKQPAPEDKRAIVMKPETEFAEE comes from the coding sequence GTGCCTGAACTCAAAGGATGGAAGGAAATACCAATTGGTGGTTTAATCGTTGAACCAGGAAATTCAAAACAATACAAAACAGGGACTTGGAGAGTAATGAGACCGGTTTACCAACCAGAAAACTGTATCCACTGTATGCAGTGCTGGTTGTACTGTCCGGACCAGGCTATAGTGGTCGAAATTGTTGATGGAAAACCGAAGATGAAAGGTTACAACTACTACTACTGTAAAGGTTGTGGCCTTTGTGCAAATGTCTGTCCAAAAAGTACGGATCCAAGGACAAAACAGCCTGCTCCAGAAGACAAGAGAGCTATAGTCATGAAACCAGAAACAGAATTTGCTGAAGAGTAA